Proteins co-encoded in one Medicago truncatula cultivar Jemalong A17 chromosome 8, MtrunA17r5.0-ANR, whole genome shotgun sequence genomic window:
- the LOC120577669 gene encoding putative clathrin assembly protein At1g25240, which translates to MRVLKKATGVIKDKNSIWVAKFSRKGSWRNADLETIVIKATSHDENRIDCKNVQRVFKWLKVSPLYLKPIVWALSMRMQKTKSWVVAIKGLMLIHGIFCIGIPSVQKMGRLPFDLSNFNDAHLNPSKAWGVNAFVRSYFAYLDQKSAFVSSELKNLAKNNNKDVEVEETLMEELEKLQKLQIMIDMLLQIKPRHMNNNMNVALILEAMDCIIVEVFDVYSKFCDRIAGVLLRIYDVGGKMEACVGLKVLKKAIVQGEKLAYYIEVCRDIGVLNASQCPEIERISEEDIQDLERIISGAYSAKKSLEGANDGVENENQDKSIVVRDCLQLKESKNGLTTVITHQWEVFYDDILVDDVKGNSVINGEKGNIFITTNPFEESYSMVPYCHVQVNHQVLPDLISL; encoded by the coding sequence atGAGGGTTTTGAAAAAAGCAACAGGAGTTATCAAAGACAAGAACAGCATTTGGGTAGCAAAGTTCTCAAGAAAGGGTTCATGGCGCAATGCTGATCTTGAAACCATTGTAATCAAAGCAACAAGCCACGATGAAAACCGTATCGATTGTAAGAACGTTCAGAGGGTTTTCAAATGGTTAAAAGTATCTCCTCTTTATTTGAAACCTATTGTTTGGGCTCTATCTATGAGAATGCAAAAAACTAAGAGTTGGGTTGTGGCCATTAAAGGTTTAATGCTCATTCATGGCATTTTCTGCATTGGTATCCCTTCGGTACAAAAAATGGGTAGGTTACCATTTGATTTATCAAACTTCAATGATGCGCATTTGAATCCTTCAAAAGCTTGGGGTGTTAATGCTTTTGTACGTTCTTATTTTGCTTATTTGGATCAAAAGTCGGCTTTTGTTTCCTCCGAGCTTAAGAATTTGGCGAAGAACAATAACAAGGATGTGGAAGTTGAAGAGACGTTGATGGAAGAGCTTGAGAAGTTGCAAAAGTTGCAAATAATGATTGACATGCttttacaaatcaaaccaaGGCATATGAACAACAATATGAATGTTGCTCTTATTCTGGAAGCAATGGATTGCATCATTGTTGAGGTTTTTGATGTTTATAGTAAGTTTTGTGACAGGATTGCAGGGGTTTTGTTGAGAATATACGATGTTGGTGGAAAAATGGAAGCTTGTGTTGGGTTAAAGGTTTTGAAAAAAGCAATTGTTCAAGGGGAAAAATTGGCTTATTATATTGAGGTTTGTAGAGATATCGGTGTCCTTAACGCTTCTCAATGTCCTGAGATTGAAAGAATCTCTGAAGAAGATATTCAAGATCTTGAGAGGATAATTAGTGGTGCTTATTCAGCTAAGAAAAGCTTGGAGGGTGCTAATGATGGTGTTGAAAATGAGAATCAAGACAAGTCCATTGTTGTAAGAGATTGCTTGCAGCTCAAGGAATCAAAAAATGGTTTGACAACAGTGATTACTCACCAATGGGAGGTATTTTATGATGACATATTGGTTGATGATGTTAAAGGAAATAGTGTCATCAATGGAGAAAAGGGTAACATTTTCATAACAACCAACCCCTTTGAGGAATCATATAGCATGGTACCTTATTGTCATGTTCAAGTTAATCACCAAGTTCTTCCTGACCTAATTAGTTTATAG
- the LOC120577634 gene encoding protein BASIC PENTACYSTEINE2, translating to MDDDVLNMPNWGYYEPFKGGNLGLNLMPAMNDRETKPFFPGRDPAMIGSANGPLPFQPRGCAVSESATPFNYVRDNWMTPRHRFINMQLTNPNYAVIPEASQALSLPVIPQPDASRNENVENAEELSVKKEGGKSKKRKSKGVVTTPKAKKPRKPKDDSSVSAQGVKPPKKTLALEINGIEMDISGLPVPVCSCTGNPQQCYRWGVGGWQSACCTTNVSIYPLPMSIKRRGARIAGRKMSQGAFKKVLEKLAAEGYNFANSIDLKTHWARHGTNKFVTIR from the coding sequence ATGGATGATGATGTGCTGAATATGCCCAATTGGGGTTACTATGAACCCTTCAAGGGGGGGAATCTCGGTCTGAACCTCATGCCTGCCATGAATGATCGTGAAACAAAACCATTTTTTCCTGGTCGTGATCCAGCTATGATAGGAAGTGCAAATGGGCCCTTGCCCTTTCAGCCACGAGGCTGTGCTGTTTCGGAGTCTGCTACTCCGTTTAACTATGTGAGGGATAACTGGATGACCCCGAGACATAGGTTTATCAATATGCAGCTGACAAATCCAAACTATGCTGTTATTCCAGAAGCATCACAAGCACTCTCCTTGCCGGTTATACCGCAGCCTGATGCATCAAGAAACGAGAATGTGGAGAATGCTGAAGAATTGAGTGTTAAGAAGGAAGGTGGCAAGTCGAAGAAAAGGAAGTCTAAGGGTGTTGTTACCACTCCAAAAGCCAAAAAGCCCAGGAAGCCGAAGGATGATAGCAGTGTTTCAGCTCAAGGTGTGAAACCACCAAAGAAGACTTTGGCACTTGAAATCAATGGAATTGAAATGGACATTTCTGGTCTACCAGTTCCAGTGTGTTCTTGCACTGGGAATCCTCAGCAGTGTTATCGCTGGGGCGTTGGAGGCTGGCAATCAGCTTGCTGTACCACAAATGTGTCAATTTATCCTTTGCCGATGAGCATAAAAAGGCGTGGCGCAAGGATAGCTGGGAGGAAAATGAGCCAAGGGGCTTTTAAGAAGGTCCTGGAAAAACTTGCTGCTGAAGGTTATAATTTTGCTAATTCTATTGATCTGAAGACTCATTGGGCTAGACATGGCACCAACAAGTTTGTCACTATCAGATAG
- the LOC120577327 gene encoding uncharacterized protein isoform X2: MLMGFSCEDHSEREFTLIEETSVTTQNSIIMEVYHHHHHQRVDNNTDFFPVEHPMEPPDEDRPVKCPMPESSVISDERMHEKRNTESIRKRGEMSGSGQRTAGMDTDAPARGVRKRHHTLTHGSSGDIVMTPLMRMPHLPPLQSQNITIFQVLQQLDKFES; encoded by the exons ATGCTAATGGGATTTTCATGCGAGGATCACTCT GAGAGGGAGTTTACATTAATAGAAGAGACTAGTGTAACTACACAGAACAGTATCATCATGGAAgtgtatcatcatcatcatcatcagagGGTTGATAACAACACAGATTTCTTCCCAGTTGAACATCCTATGGAGCCACCGGATGAAGATCGTCCGGTGAAATGTCCAATGCCTGAATCTTCAGTCATTAGT GATGAAAGGATGCACGAAAAGAGGAACACAGAAAGCATAAGGAAGAGGGGTGAGATGTCTGGGTCTGGACAAAGAACAGCTGGCATGGACACAGATGCCCCAGCTCGAGGAGTACGAAAGCGGCATCACACCCTCACTCATGGATCATCAGGAGACATTGTGATGACTCCATTGATGAGAATGCCACATCTCCCTCCTCTACAATCCCAGAATATCACTATTTTCCAAGTGCTTCAGCAGTTGGACAAGTTTGAGTCTTAA
- the LOC120577327 gene encoding uncharacterized protein isoform X1 — MLMGFSCEDHSEEKEREFTLIEETSVTTQNSIIMEVYHHHHHQRVDNNTDFFPVEHPMEPPDEDRPVKCPMPESSVISDERMHEKRNTESIRKRGEMSGSGQRTAGMDTDAPARGVRKRHHTLTHGSSGDIVMTPLMRMPHLPPLQSQNITIFQVLQQLDKFES; from the exons ATGCTAATGGGATTTTCATGCGAGGATCACTCT GAAGAAAAGGAGAGGGAGTTTACATTAATAGAAGAGACTAGTGTAACTACACAGAACAGTATCATCATGGAAgtgtatcatcatcatcatcatcagagGGTTGATAACAACACAGATTTCTTCCCAGTTGAACATCCTATGGAGCCACCGGATGAAGATCGTCCGGTGAAATGTCCAATGCCTGAATCTTCAGTCATTAGT GATGAAAGGATGCACGAAAAGAGGAACACAGAAAGCATAAGGAAGAGGGGTGAGATGTCTGGGTCTGGACAAAGAACAGCTGGCATGGACACAGATGCCCCAGCTCGAGGAGTACGAAAGCGGCATCACACCCTCACTCATGGATCATCAGGAGACATTGTGATGACTCCATTGATGAGAATGCCACATCTCCCTCCTCTACAATCCCAGAATATCACTATTTTCCAAGTGCTTCAGCAGTTGGACAAGTTTGAGTCTTAA